A portion of the Edaphobacter lichenicola genome contains these proteins:
- a CDS encoding Rossmann-fold NAD(P)-binding domain-containing protein, whose amino-acid sequence MVKHGTLILVGRNREKLHKLQTDLEAKGGYAVFVVCDLSDLASVQRAAVEPIVGLHNNAGISPLRPEKMPRAGIWPCHQLFRAVRADRGTVPHLTDGAIVTFIASAVEDPERKPAKILGMKGGWYLSAEASVRGEWLQGGSSMPGVDAYATSKQCLLAAALKFARETPRLRFDAIEPGIIPATGLARDANIVVRFLFSQLMTLLPPFSKFRSTPERAARIVTNILTDPSVKTGVYFDEKGQLVLGSEQMRDPAFQDRVAAETRALLSRFRHGNVHHGYDDPRGEG is encoded by the coding sequence ATGGTGAAGCACGGCACGCTCATTCTGGTGGGCCGTAATCGCGAGAAGCTTCACAAACTGCAGACCGATCTCGAAGCCAAGGGCGGATACGCTGTTTTCGTCGTCTGTGACCTCTCGGATCTCGCGTCCGTTCAGCGTGCAGCCGTAGAGCCTATCGTTGGTCTGCACAACAACGCTGGCATTTCTCCCTTGCGTCCTGAAAAAATGCCCAGGGCTGGGATCTGGCCTTGTCACCAACTATTTAGGGCCGTTCGCGCTGACCGAGGCACTGTCCCTCATCTTACCGATGGCGCGATTGTCACCTTTATTGCTTCGGCCGTGGAAGATCCCGAGCGCAAGCCCGCCAAGATTCTCGGTATGAAAGGCGGTTGGTATCTATCAGCGGAAGCAAGTGTCCGGGGCGAGTGGTTGCAGGGCGGTTCGTCCATGCCGGGCGTTGACGCTTATGCCACATCAAAGCAGTGCCTCCTCGCGGCAGCCTTGAAATTCGCACGCGAAACTCCTCGCCTGCGCTTTGACGCAATTGAACCTGGAATTATACCTGCGACTGGTCTTGCTCGTGACGCGAACATCGTTGTTCGCTTCTTATTCAGCCAGCTCATGACACTGCTCCCTCCGTTCTCAAAATTCAGGAGCACGCCGGAAAGAGCAGCGCGGATCGTCACCAATATCCTCACCGATCCATCGGTGAAAACCGGTGTCTACTTTGACGAGAAGGGCCAACTAGTGCTCGGCTCGGAACAGATGCGAGATCCAGCATTCCAGGACCGCGTCGCAGCGGAGACGCGCGCCCTACTATCAAGGTTTCGTCACGGTAATGTGCATCACGGATATGACGATCCTCGAGGAGAAGGCTGA
- a CDS encoding TetR/AcrR family transcriptional regulator — translation MPRPRSDDKRSAILAAATRVIVVQGLSAPTAGIAKEAGVASGSLFTYFETKTELYNALYVELKLEMASAAVTGLRDTGEPRDQLFRLWQNWTSWAVSFPEKRQALAQLNVSGEITPISRSAAGKGMTYVAELLELIHASGSMRKSPITFVVSLMNSVVESTIEFMVQDPTNAKRHCKAGFEGLWRMIT, via the coding sequence ATGCCTCGACCACGCAGCGACGATAAGCGAAGTGCAATCCTTGCTGCCGCCACTCGTGTGATTGTAGTGCAAGGATTGAGCGCACCAACGGCTGGAATCGCGAAAGAAGCGGGCGTTGCCAGCGGCTCACTGTTCACATACTTCGAGACGAAGACAGAACTTTATAACGCTCTCTACGTGGAGCTAAAGCTTGAGATGGCATCTGCTGCGGTGACCGGTCTTCGGGACACGGGTGAGCCTCGTGATCAGCTTTTTCGTCTCTGGCAAAACTGGACCAGCTGGGCCGTATCTTTCCCAGAAAAGCGGCAAGCCCTTGCGCAACTCAACGTCTCGGGAGAGATTACGCCAATATCTCGATCCGCCGCGGGCAAAGGCATGACTTATGTCGCGGAATTATTGGAGCTAATCCACGCCTCCGGCTCCATGCGCAAAAGTCCGATCACGTTCGTAGTGTCGCTTATGAATTCGGTCGTTGAATCGACCATTGAGTTTATGGTTCAAGATCCAACCAACGCGAAACGGCATTGCAAGGCCGGCTTCGAGGGTCTGTGGCGCATGATCACCTAA
- a CDS encoding sensor histidine kinase: MTEGRAKGEESELIIFLKALRPPWSCRFAYVLILFVGVHGLNAQDALKLIQLNHMSWTARDGAPSEIAGLGQTADGILWIGSGSGLYRFDGTTFSLFQPAQGEPPLPRISIRSLCVAQDGAVWVGFRPAGVAAIRNGHVKLYGVQDGLPPDTTYQLLQANDGTMWAIAGLHLWQLRGERWQRESPSEPFSSERVYKMFFDKAGTQWVGTNKWIYRREPDQDKFEATKEVGGELIQFAESPDGSLWVGGEEGAGAPIPTVRRLNVEGHPSPDPMRLHVLSDTLLFDPEGELWIASVYGLLKVSPREIAKTPIPGAVDQDKQFKWFGRDQGLSTDSATAIFKDASGDIWVGTMRGLDRFEPPKLIHPENVPVSDRRMMVTSCSDGEVWIAVPLAPLVSIRDGQTITRMDKTYEINSIYCGPSNVIWFTDDHGIGRFDRKSTTHIPLPEGLRPSSAKQVVEASDGSIFVTFRNASDLWRWQAGIWSSVTAPSIQKEGRNVIFQDRSGRLWAGYGNGTIAVLEGNSGQDFQCPTLGDVTAFAETSHGFLVGGMNGIAVQRGNKFDHLHLEDELHVRGISGLVEADNGDLWLNVAYGVARIPQAEFLKALDSATYRMKSQLITEGSVIGPAPLSYALPSAVRGARGTIWFANSSTSFYVDPKRLPQNLIAPVLTISSVSADGAALPDYRRIRPGVNTLVIKYAGINLPAPERVTYRYRLEGSDTTWQEVGSRTEAVYTKLRPGHYVFDVLASNGEGVWSQPSSTRFQVLPAFYQTAWFALMCFALAVAAVSLVLMLRIQRVTETARIRAEERADERVRIARDLHDTLLQGVQGLMLRFDVASQEVPEGGRARSMLEDALKSADTILLEGRNRVRSLRSDRLKDLTLAEALDGVGEHFTPYSQVEFDVLTEGPVVVVDPIILEEVFCIGREAITNAFQHADPSCIEVKITYGEKALIVTCADDGKGIDPMLLNAGGRPGHWGLVGMKERAHRIGAKFECISSPANGTRIMITIPANRAYGVRSPIMRVLFKCLPLLRS, from the coding sequence ATGACTGAGGGAAGAGCGAAGGGTGAGGAGAGCGAATTGATCATCTTCCTGAAGGCTTTACGTCCGCCTTGGTCCTGCAGATTCGCCTACGTGCTGATCCTCTTTGTCGGGGTGCATGGGCTAAATGCGCAGGATGCTCTGAAGCTGATTCAACTCAATCACATGTCGTGGACAGCCCGGGATGGCGCTCCTTCAGAGATTGCTGGGCTCGGACAGACGGCGGACGGAATCCTCTGGATTGGTAGCGGCAGTGGCCTCTACCGGTTCGACGGCACCACCTTCTCTCTCTTTCAACCTGCTCAGGGAGAACCTCCGTTGCCGCGAATCTCGATCAGATCGCTTTGCGTGGCTCAGGACGGGGCGGTGTGGGTAGGATTCAGACCTGCCGGGGTAGCTGCAATCAGGAATGGCCATGTCAAGCTCTACGGAGTCCAAGATGGCCTTCCGCCAGATACAACCTACCAGCTGCTTCAAGCAAATGATGGAACGATGTGGGCCATAGCCGGTCTACACCTTTGGCAACTACGCGGAGAGCGGTGGCAACGAGAGTCACCGAGCGAACCGTTCTCATCTGAACGCGTCTATAAGATGTTCTTCGATAAAGCAGGAACACAATGGGTGGGAACTAACAAATGGATTTACCGACGAGAACCCGACCAGGATAAGTTTGAAGCGACAAAAGAGGTCGGCGGGGAACTGATACAGTTCGCGGAGTCGCCAGATGGCAGTCTTTGGGTTGGTGGCGAAGAAGGCGCGGGGGCACCTATCCCAACCGTAAGACGCCTCAACGTGGAGGGTCATCCGTCCCCGGACCCTATGCGCCTGCACGTGCTATCGGATACCCTCCTTTTCGATCCGGAGGGCGAACTTTGGATAGCATCGGTGTACGGTCTCTTGAAGGTCAGCCCGCGTGAGATTGCTAAGACTCCGATTCCCGGCGCGGTGGATCAGGACAAGCAGTTCAAGTGGTTCGGGCGCGATCAGGGGCTGAGTACAGATAGCGCTACGGCAATATTTAAGGATGCTTCAGGAGATATCTGGGTAGGAACAATGCGCGGCCTGGACCGATTCGAGCCGCCTAAGCTAATTCATCCCGAAAACGTTCCAGTATCGGACCGGCGCATGATGGTCACGAGTTGTTCAGATGGCGAGGTATGGATAGCGGTGCCTCTTGCGCCACTGGTTTCGATCCGCGACGGACAGACAATCACTCGCATGGATAAGACATATGAGATCAACTCCATCTACTGCGGCCCGAGTAACGTCATCTGGTTCACCGATGATCATGGCATCGGACGGTTTGATCGTAAATCGACTACTCACATCCCACTTCCGGAAGGACTGCGGCCATCCTCGGCGAAACAAGTCGTAGAAGCAAGTGATGGTTCGATTTTTGTTACCTTTCGCAATGCCTCAGATCTATGGCGATGGCAGGCTGGAATATGGTCCTCAGTCACCGCTCCGAGCATTCAGAAGGAAGGAAGGAACGTCATCTTCCAGGATCGGTCAGGAAGACTCTGGGCTGGCTATGGCAACGGCACGATCGCTGTGCTCGAAGGTAATTCTGGACAGGACTTCCAATGTCCGACTCTCGGCGACGTAACAGCTTTTGCTGAAACGAGTCACGGATTTCTTGTCGGCGGTATGAATGGCATAGCAGTGCAGCGCGGAAATAAATTTGATCATTTACATCTGGAAGACGAGCTTCACGTGCGCGGAATTTCAGGTCTAGTTGAAGCGGACAACGGCGATTTATGGCTGAACGTCGCCTACGGCGTGGCGAGAATACCGCAAGCCGAATTCCTCAAAGCGCTCGACTCTGCGACCTACCGAATGAAGTCGCAACTTATCACAGAAGGTTCTGTTATTGGACCAGCACCTCTCAGCTATGCTCTGCCATCAGCAGTTCGGGGTGCCAGGGGAACGATCTGGTTCGCGAACTCAAGCACCTCGTTCTATGTAGATCCAAAGCGGCTGCCCCAGAATTTAATTGCTCCTGTGTTGACCATTTCGTCTGTCTCTGCCGATGGGGCGGCCCTTCCTGATTACCGCCGGATCCGACCTGGGGTAAACACATTAGTCATTAAGTACGCGGGGATTAATCTACCTGCCCCAGAGCGTGTTACCTATCGCTATCGGCTCGAAGGAAGTGACACTACGTGGCAGGAAGTTGGATCTAGAACTGAGGCTGTTTACACAAAACTACGTCCTGGGCACTACGTATTTGACGTGCTCGCCTCGAACGGGGAAGGAGTTTGGAGTCAGCCCTCCAGCACTCGCTTTCAAGTGTTGCCAGCTTTTTACCAGACGGCATGGTTTGCCCTGATGTGTTTCGCTCTCGCAGTCGCCGCGGTTTCGCTCGTCCTCATGTTGCGAATCCAGCGCGTAACAGAAACGGCGCGAATTAGGGCTGAGGAACGCGCCGACGAACGGGTACGGATTGCACGCGATCTGCACGACACACTCCTGCAGGGGGTCCAGGGACTTATGCTTCGCTTTGATGTCGCGTCGCAGGAGGTTCCAGAGGGGGGACGCGCCCGCAGCATGCTGGAGGATGCCCTCAAATCGGCAGACACGATTTTGTTGGAAGGAAGGAATAGGGTTAGAAGTCTCCGATCCGACAGACTCAAGGACCTCACCCTAGCTGAAGCTCTCGACGGCGTCGGCGAACACTTCACCCCCTATAGCCAAGTTGAATTTGATGTTCTTACCGAGGGTCCAGTAGTTGTCGTCGATCCGATCATTCTCGAAGAAGTCTTCTGCATTGGACGCGAGGCCATCACGAATGCCTTTCAGCATGCCGATCCCTCCTGTATTGAGGTTAAGATCACTTATGGCGAAAAGGCCCTCATTGTCACCTGCGCAGACGACGGCAAAGGAATAGATCCGATGCTTCTCAACGCTGGTGGAAGACCGGGCCACTGGGGACTGGTGGGGATGAAAGAGCGTGCACATAGGATTGGCGCTAAATTCGAATGTATAAGCTCACCTGCCAATGGAACTCGGATTATGATCACGATTCCAGCCAATCGGGCATATGGAGTTAGGTCTCCAATAATGCGCGTCCTCTTTAAATGTCTGCCTCTGTTGCGATCGTAG
- a CDS encoding FAD-dependent oxidoreductase, whose amino-acid sequence MALSLSTTSEHSGRFFATGVPGNALRKASAESMLTSDMIERLFAYGKEEEFHSGAVLFARGSRSADFFVVIDGTIELLEHKRNGSFYPLATLTKGQFSGELDLLSGRETLLSCRAAMRSRILRIGANGLRQLMRTELDITDLIIEAWVGRRAFLLQHSQGGVIVVGHGHSAATMRTQQFLVRNGYPNKLIDAEMNPHAELLLQGLNLDPTELPVVFLPDCRMLRNPSNTDLADELGMNNVLHMQDTFDVAIVGAGPAGLAAAVYAASEGLRTIVLEGTAPGGQAGTSSRIENYLGFPSGVSGQELASRAEIQAQKFGARFSVSRNVVDLNCLGSIHRLYLAGGQIVSSRTVIVATGARYRRLQVAGYERFELRGIHYAATPIESARCKGQVVAVVGGGNSAGQAALHLAHSAHQVHLIVRGTTLEATMSDYLVQRINCCPRITMHLNAEIESISGDHKLSGFAMTDSLRSEKTFYEVSDIFVMIGADPNTDWLRGRLDLDRNGFLRTGHTPSNAGSPLGTSCPGIFAVGDVRSGSVKRVASAVGEGSAVVSDVHHYLEDFETNLETPSLAAGDCRVKLAS is encoded by the coding sequence ATGGCACTGTCACTTAGCACAACCTCAGAACACTCGGGCAGATTCTTTGCGACCGGCGTACCTGGAAATGCGCTCCGTAAAGCAAGCGCTGAGTCGATGCTGACCTCCGATATGATCGAAAGACTTTTTGCTTATGGCAAGGAAGAGGAATTTCATTCAGGTGCGGTTCTCTTCGCGCGTGGTTCCCGAAGTGCCGACTTCTTTGTAGTAATTGATGGCACAATCGAATTACTGGAACACAAACGCAACGGATCGTTCTATCCGCTCGCTACCCTCACCAAAGGTCAGTTCTCAGGAGAGCTAGACCTATTAAGCGGCAGGGAGACGCTCTTAAGTTGTCGTGCCGCTATGCGTAGTCGGATCCTGCGTATCGGAGCTAATGGCCTACGTCAGCTGATGCGGACCGAACTCGACATCACGGACCTCATCATAGAGGCATGGGTTGGAAGACGTGCCTTTCTACTTCAGCATTCGCAGGGTGGCGTCATCGTAGTCGGCCATGGTCATAGTGCCGCGACCATGCGAACTCAACAATTTCTTGTCCGAAACGGATACCCTAACAAACTGATCGACGCTGAGATGAATCCCCATGCTGAATTGTTGCTGCAGGGCCTAAACCTTGATCCAACTGAACTACCTGTTGTATTTCTCCCCGACTGCCGGATGCTGCGCAACCCGAGTAACACGGACCTCGCGGACGAACTCGGCATGAACAATGTGCTGCACATGCAGGACACATTTGATGTAGCCATTGTCGGCGCGGGACCAGCGGGACTAGCTGCAGCCGTATATGCTGCTTCAGAAGGACTGAGAACGATCGTCCTTGAAGGCACGGCGCCGGGCGGTCAAGCGGGCACGAGTTCCCGGATAGAGAATTACCTCGGATTTCCAAGTGGGGTGTCCGGCCAGGAGCTTGCTTCGCGAGCAGAAATACAGGCTCAGAAATTTGGGGCTCGCTTCTCTGTCTCACGAAATGTAGTCGACTTGAATTGTTTGGGCAGCATCCACAGGCTTTATTTGGCCGGAGGCCAGATTGTCTCATCTCGAACTGTAATCGTGGCTACCGGAGCCCGCTACCGAAGGCTGCAAGTAGCAGGATACGAGCGATTTGAGCTGAGAGGGATACACTACGCTGCAACGCCAATTGAATCCGCTCGATGCAAAGGTCAGGTGGTTGCCGTGGTTGGCGGCGGCAACTCTGCCGGGCAGGCTGCGCTCCATCTTGCGCATAGCGCCCATCAAGTGCACTTGATCGTGCGAGGCACAACGTTGGAGGCAACTATGTCAGACTATCTCGTCCAACGAATCAATTGCTGCCCGCGCATTACCATGCACCTGAATGCCGAAATCGAGTCTATCTCTGGCGATCACAAGCTTAGCGGCTTCGCAATGACTGATAGTCTGAGAAGCGAAAAGACGTTTTACGAGGTAAGCGACATTTTTGTGATGATTGGCGCCGATCCGAACACCGATTGGCTTAGAGGACGGTTGGATTTGGATCGAAATGGCTTTCTAAGGACTGGCCATACTCCCTCCAACGCCGGGTCGCCTCTGGGAACAAGTTGCCCAGGCATATTTGCAGTTGGCGATGTGCGCTCCGGGTCTGTTAAACGTGTCGCCTCTGCGGTCGGAGAGGGTTCAGCAGTCGTATCGGATGTCCACCACTATCTAGAAGATTTCGAGACAAATTTAGAGACTCCTTCTCTGGCGGCCGGAGATTGTAGAGTTAAACTTGCGTCTTGA
- a CDS encoding response regulator transcription factor: MTTSNKIRVLCADDHPLVRDGIAFALQQQSDMELVAEAKNGLEAIAAFRQHRPDVTLMDLQMPQMNGIDATEAIRKEFPNARIVILTTYSGDIQASRALQVGAVGYILKGTFRTELINTIRTVHSGQRRIPPEIASEIAEHFTADALSAREIEVLRCVAAGCANKIIADRLLISEDTVKGHMKNILAKLQANDRTHAVTIAMKRGFLDA; this comes from the coding sequence ATGACAACCTCTAATAAAATTCGAGTACTCTGCGCGGACGACCACCCTCTAGTTCGGGATGGCATAGCTTTTGCACTTCAACAGCAAAGCGATATGGAACTTGTCGCAGAGGCTAAAAACGGTTTGGAAGCAATTGCCGCCTTCCGGCAACACCGGCCAGACGTTACGCTGATGGACCTGCAAATGCCGCAAATGAATGGGATAGATGCAACGGAAGCTATCCGCAAGGAGTTCCCTAATGCACGCATTGTGATTCTTACAACTTATTCTGGGGATATACAAGCTTCACGTGCCCTTCAGGTTGGAGCTGTCGGTTATATCCTCAAGGGAACATTTCGCACTGAGCTCATTAATACGATCCGCACTGTTCATTCCGGGCAACGCCGAATTCCGCCGGAGATTGCCTCCGAGATCGCTGAGCACTTCACGGCGGACGCACTATCGGCGCGTGAGATTGAGGTACTTCGGTGCGTAGCGGCTGGCTGCGCCAACAAAATCATCGCCGATCGGCTATTGATTTCTGAGGACACGGTGAAAGGCCACATGAAAAACATTCTGGCTAAGTTGCAGGCGAATGATCGCACGCATGCTGTCACGATCGCTATGAAACGCGGTTTTCTTGACGCCTAA
- a CDS encoding alpha/beta fold hydrolase, translated as MNMITVKDGTQIYFKDWGTGQPLFFHHGWPLSADDWDTQMMFFLERGYRVIAHDRRGHGRSTQTVTGNEMDTYAADVAELVAKLDLKEAIHIGHSTGGGEVARYVARYGKGRVAKAVLISSVPPIMVKSEKNPGGTPVEVFDKIREGTANHRAQFYEDITLPFYGYNRPGAVISQGVRDNWWRQGMMGGIKAQYDCIKAFSETDFTEDLKKIEIPTLVMHGEDDQIVPFSDSGPLSAKLLKDGTLKAYPGFPHGMPTTHAEQINADLLEFIKS; from the coding sequence ATGAATATGATCACGGTCAAGGACGGTACGCAGATTTACTTTAAAGACTGGGGCACTGGTCAACCTCTCTTCTTTCATCACGGTTGGCCGCTTTCAGCCGACGACTGGGACACACAGATGATGTTTTTTCTGGAGCGAGGATACCGGGTGATCGCACATGATCGTCGTGGTCATGGGCGTTCAACACAGACGGTGACGGGAAACGAAATGGATACCTATGCCGCCGATGTTGCCGAGTTGGTCGCCAAACTGGACCTAAAAGAGGCTATTCACATCGGTCACTCCACTGGTGGTGGTGAAGTAGCACGGTACGTTGCGCGATACGGCAAGGGTCGAGTCGCGAAAGCCGTGCTGATAAGCTCCGTGCCCCCGATTATGGTCAAGTCGGAGAAGAATCCTGGAGGTACGCCGGTCGAGGTGTTTGATAAGATCCGTGAAGGAACCGCGAATCACCGTGCGCAGTTCTACGAGGACATTACTCTTCCCTTCTATGGCTACAACAGACCAGGTGCGGTTATATCTCAGGGAGTGAGAGACAACTGGTGGCGCCAAGGTATGATGGGCGGGATCAAGGCACAATACGACTGCATCAAAGCGTTCTCGGAGACCGACTTCACTGAAGACCTGAAGAAGATCGAAATCCCCACCTTGGTCATGCACGGTGAGGACGACCAGATTGTTCCTTTTTCCGACTCCGGGCCGCTCTCTGCAAAGCTTTTGAAGGATGGCACACTGAAGGCTTATCCTGGGTTTCCTCACGGAATGCCGACAACGCATGCAGAGCAGATCAATGCCGACCTCCTCGAGTTCATCAAGTCGTAG